A segment of the Bacillus pseudomycoides genome:
TAGGGCTCCCATCTTTTTATTTATATATGTGCTAAACAATTGTATGACTTATGGATGATAAATAAAAAGAATCATAGTCATTTTCACTATATGAGAAATGCCTAAAAAAGTGATTAAAAATAGGGGTGTTCAGTTCATACTTATACGCTCCTTGTTTGTTTTTTACAGAGTTTAGCTTACTTTAGAAAACTTTGCAACAGAACCTTTTTAGTTATAAAACAACAATCTTTAAGAAAACTCCCATTATAAATAATCAAACTTTATTCAAAATCAATATCAAACCCCGTTAGTGCAATAAGAAAAACCGAAATCTCATCTTTAATAAGATATTTCGGTTCCTCTTTTTTAGAAACGTCGCAACTTTTTTCAAAACTTCGCGTCTTTCTTAAAAACATCGTGACTTTATTTCAAAGCCAGAGTAAGAGTAGAAAAAATTGTAACGCTAGGGAATAATGAAGCTAAGTATTTTTATTTTTGGGACTTAGATGAAAATATGTTTGAAGCGGCTTGGTCGTCGGTGTGGGATGAGACTGTATAAAGAATATTGATATGTGAGGGTTTTACTGCCCGCGAATAGCGAGATAAAATGAATGCGAGTATTTTTGCATATGAATCTATGAAAAAGTTGATGAAATTGTCAGCTTTTTATTTTTGAAAAAAATTGTTTATCTATTATTATAAAAAAATATTTTTTTGACCCCCAAAAAATTTTTATTTCCTCCGAATATATATAGTAAGGAAAGCAAAAGCTGCAATTACCAAAAATATAGAGAAGAGTTTTTCAAAGATTGTAGCTAAAATAGAAAAAGAACAAGAAAAACAAGCGGACGCTATTGCAAAAGAAAACAAGAAAGCAGATCAAAATACAGAAGTAACTCTAGCGCAACCAGAACAAGTAACACAACTAGCACAAGTAACGCAACCAGAACAAGTAACACAACCAGAACAAGTAACACAACCAGAACAAGTAACACAACCAGCACAACCGGCACAGCCAGCACATAAACCGGCTGTTTCTTATGAGAAGCATGAGCAATCAAACCAAAAGGGTCAAACAGAAAAGAATGATCATCAAGACAACGGTAAAAAAGTCGGTCACGAAAAACATGAACAACAGCAAGAAGACAAGCACAAAGAAAAGTAGTAAGAAAATGTGATGAAATGGTCACTTCTTTAGTGACCATTTTGCTATTTGAGGCAAAAGGAGGGAGGGGGATTACTAGTGTTGAGTTTAGTGATGAAGATCATAAAAAAACCGAAAATAGAAGATATCGTATTTAACATACAAAACACCGGAGGAGATAAGGAAGCTTTTATCGCACAGTATCGGCCTTTTATTCGAAAATCAATCTCGTCTGTCTGCCACCGGTATATTACGGAGCAGGATGATGAATACAGCATTGGATTGTTTGCGTTTAATCAAGCAATTGAACAGTATTCATATAAAAAAGGAAAATCTTTTCTAGCGTTTGCTGAGCTTCTTATAAAAAGGGATGTAATTGACTATATACGCAAGGAGTCTAAGCATAATCTCGTCTTTTTAAAAGAAGACCAGCAAGAGGAAATGGTAGAAATGCAGGTATCGCTTACGGAGTATATGAAAGAGATGGAAAACAGAAACCGTAAGGAGGAGATTCTTCATTTTCAAATTGTGCTAGCTGAGTTTAAAATCACATTTTCAGAGCTTGCTAAGGAATCTCCAAAGCATCGTGATACGCGTGAGCACTTAATAGAAATTGTAAAGATTATTATAAAAGAAGAGAAAATGATGGAAGAGCTGTTCCGAAAGAAAAAGTTACCGCTTAAACACATTGAACCGCGTGTTAGGGCAAGTCGTAAAACCTTGGAGCGGCACAGAAAATACATTATTGCAATGTGTATTATCTTTGCAAACAACTATACATATATTCTTGATTATATAAGAGGGGGGGAAGCATGATGAATAAAGGGATTGTGATGGATATAAAAAAACATAGCGTAGTTGTTTTAACTCCGGATGGAGAGTTTATTACGTTTAAAAGAAAATCGCACTCTTATATGATTGGAGAGGAAATCTCGTTTAACGAACAAGAACAAAGAGTACCGCGTTTTTCAATCCCTTCTTTCTTAAAGCCTGCATCACTACTTGTTGCTTGTTTTCTATGTGTGTTTCTGTTTTTCTACAACCAACCGGAAGAAAAAGCATTCGCTTATGTCTCAATTGATATTAATCCCAGTTTAGAGGCGAGCGTAACAAAGGATCTTCGTGTTATAGATTTGCGAGCTTGTAATGATGATGGAAAGCGCATTTTAAAAGAAATGAAACGATGGAAAAATGAACCTTTGCAAGACGTAGTACGTATCATTGTAAAGCAAAGTCAAGAGGATGGATACTTAACGAATGACAAGCAAGTTATGCTAACAGCTGTTACAAAGGACAAGTCGCTAGAACCACAGTTGGAAAAGACTATGCAAGAATTAAAGAAAGAGTATGAGACAAAACATGTTACAGTCGTATATCAAAGCAGTACGATGCAAGTGCGAGAGAATGCCAAGAAAGCAGGAGTCAGCACAGGCGTCTATATAAAGCAAGAGAATGAGAAGAAGAAATTGCTTACTCCTCTTGCACCGCCGTCTAATCAGGAGGAACACCCTCAGGAGATACATTCGCAACCAAAGTCATCATCCGATGCATCATCGGATTTGTCTCCTGTAAAAGAAGAAAGATATGAGAAGCAAGAGCAAATAGAACAAAAGCAATCCCAGGAACAGGAACCCCAGCAATCAAAAGGAAATAATGGGCATCAGCAAGAAAACAACGGAAAAGAGTATAAACAAGAAAATAAAGAGTCTCAGCAAGAAAACAATGGAAAAGAGTGTAAACAAGAAAATAAAGAGTCTCAGCAAGAAAACAACGGAAAAGAGTATAAACAAGAAAATAAAGAGTCTCAGCAAGAAAACAACGGTAAAGGATATAAACAAGAAAATAAAGAACCTCAGCAAGAAAACAACGGTAAAGGATATAAACAAGAAAATAAAGAGTCTCAGCAAGAAAATAAAGGCAATATAAACGAAAACAACGGGCATAAAAAAGAGGACAAAAACGTTCCTGACACGCAACATCAGGGGAAAGAAAAGAAAAATCCATAGAATATTGAAGAAGAGGGTTCGTTCCATGTTAGGATTGAAATCATTTCGTACAGCAATCTTGATTTTGAGAGGTATCGAAGCCATGCATATGATGAAAAAAGGGCAACTTCACCAAAGGGTGAAATCTGCCCCAAATGAGGTTGAAGTCATTCATAAGTTATTTGGATTAGTCGTTTGATCTCAAAGTTAACAGGAAATTACTGTTCTATATTTCTATTAAGCTATTTTCACACCAAAACCCTAGAAGGTCTATCTATTAAAATAGTTTGCGTTTGTATTCAGAATAAAAAAGAAAAGGAGTATGTAAAAAAATAATGGAGAAAAAAATTCAACAAGAGACAGATAACTCAAAACCCGTTTTTTATGATCCTAAAGGAAGAAGAAAAATCGCTTTCAGTTGGTTTCTATGTATCTCAATAGTTAGCGTAAGTATTGTATTTTATTTTTTCTTTCGAAGTATTTTTTCAACACCAGAAATTCCAAATATGAATCCTTCTGTAAAGCAAGATACTAAACTTGTACCTATTAATCAAAAACTCAGCGACCAGCAGTTAAAGAAGGAAGAATTCAAATCTCCTAATACCGAAATAAAGAATAATAAAAATTCAGAAAAATTAACAGACAGTGGCGAACAACCTAAAGAAGTTTATGGTTTTTATGTAAACTGGGATGAAAATAGTACTGCTTCTTTAAAAGAAAATATCGATTCATTAACCATGTTAGTACCAGAATGGTATCACTTAAAAGCAGACTTAACAATTAGTAGTGAGATTAAGCCTGACATTGTAAAGTTAGCAAAAAAAAATCATGTGAAAATTATGCCTTTACTTACTAACTATACGCAAGAAGCTTCTGGTCCTGATAGTAAACTTGTTCATAAGTTACTGAATGCTCCAGATAATGTACAGACAAAGTTTATTAATGATTTAGTAAAGCGAATTGAAGAGAATCAATTTGCGGGTATTAATATTGACTTTGAGTCAATACCTGAAGGCGATAGAGATAAATTAACAAATTTCATGAAAGAACTTACTACGGTCTTTCATAAACATCATTTGCTCGTAACGCAAGATGTCCCAGCTAATGATAAGGCCTTTGATTATGGTGCATTAGCCAAAGTAATAGATCGTATGATTGTAATGATGTATGATGAGCACTATGGAGCAGGGAAACCAGGACCAATTGCTTCAAATAAATGGTTTGAACATACGCTCAATGATCTAAACATTCCCTCCGAGAAACTTATAGTTGCTTTTGGTAACTATGGATATGATTGGGAAGTAAATAGCAAAAAAACTGCGGAGCCTTTAACTTTCTCAGAAGTTATGAAAATGGCTCATGATTCAAATATAAAAATTCAATGGGATAAGATCAGTGGGAACCCTTATTTTCGATATAAAAAAGGAGCGAAAGAACATACTGCTTGGTTCTTAGATGGTGTTACTCTTTATAATCAAGTAAAAATCGCAATGAACAATAATGCAAAGGGGTTTGCATTATGGAGACTAGGAGCAGAAGATCCTACTGTATGGAAAGCTTTAAAAGATCCTATTGAAGTACAAAAAAATCCTGATGCATTACATAAAATCGCTAGTTTAGATGAAGTAAATTATTCTGGACAAGGCGAAATTTTACAGATTGAGAATGAAAGGCAAAATGGATTGAGAGATTTTAAAGTAGGCAAAGAAGGTTATCTTACAGATGAAGTGTACCAATCACTACCATCTGCATATCAAGTGCAGCGCTATGGAAAACCAAAAGGAAAACAAGTAGTACTAACATTTGATGATGGACCAGATCCTAAATACACACCGGAAATTCTAGATATATTAAAAGAGCATAAAGTAAAAGCAGCCTTTTTTGTACTTGGTGAAAACGCCCAACTAAATCCTAGTCTTGTTAAAAGAATGTACGATGAAGGGCATGAAATTGGCAATCATACCTACAAGCATCCTAATGTAGCTGATACGTCTTTACTACGAACAAAAGTAGAACTGAATACAACTCAGCGCCTGATTCAGGAAATAACTGGACACTCTACAGTTTTATTTAGGCCACCATATGAAGCAGATGTTGAGCTGGATTCACCAAATGAAATATTGCCGATTTTGCGCGCACAAAATATGAACTATACCATGGTGGCAGAAAAAGTTGATCCTGAGGACTGGGCGACACCATCAACAAATGAATTGGTAAAGCGTGCTGTTAATCCCATTTATAAGGGGGAAGGTAATGTTATTCTTCTTCATGATGCAGGAGGAAATCGTACCCATACAGTAGAGGCGCTGCCAATTATTATTAAAGACCTTAAAAAACATGGATATAGTTTTGTAACAATTTCAGATTTAATGGATAAAGAACGAGATGAAGTAATGCCTCCCGTTTCTTCTGAGGGTAAGCAATATTTACTTTACAACAAAGCTGTTTTTTCAGGAGCGGGGTATTCTAAGCACATATTAACAACTATTTTTTATATTGCTATTGGATTAGGTATTTTCCGATTCCTATTTTTAATTTATTTTGCATTCAAGCAAAAAAGGAAAACAAGATCTCGCTTATTTACTAATTCGTCTTACCAACCTTTCGTTAGTGTTGTGATAGCAGCATATAATGAAGAGAAGGTTATAGCCAAGACGATTCGCTCAGTTTTGGATAGTGATTATAGAGATTTTGAAGTTATTGTTGTTGATGACGGATCGAAAGATGGTACGTCAAAAGTAATTCAAGAAGCATTCCATAAACATCCTAAAGTTCGTTTAATTCAGAAGGAAAACGGTGGAAAATCATCCGCAATGAATTTTGGATTTCAAAAATCAAAAGGAGAAATCATTGTTACTTTAGATGCGGATACTATTATTGCACAAGATGCTATTTCTCTAATGATTAGACACTTTGAGGATCATAATGTAGCGGCAGTTTCAGGCAATGTCAAAGTGGGAAATAGACGAAATTTGTTAACTACTTGGCAACATGTTGAATACATTACAGGATTTAATTTAGAACGCAGAGCCTTTGATGAGTTGGATTGTATCACGGTAGTTCCTGGAGCTATTGGAGCATGGCGTAAAAAGAATGTAGTTGAATCTGGATATTTAAGCGAAGATACACTTGCAGAAGATACGGATCTTACTATAACATTCTTACGTCAAGGGCATCGAATTGTATATGAAGAAAAAGCATATGCTTATACGGAGTCGCCTGAAGATGTGAAAAGTCTCATTAAACAACGATATCGTTGGTCGTATGGTACACTCCAATGCCTTTGGAAACATCGAAAAGCATTGTTTAACCCAAAGCATAAAACATTAGGGTTTGTTGCATTACCTAATATGTGGTTATTCCAATATATTCTGCAATTCATTGCCCCTTTAGCAGATATATTAATGATTATGGGGCTATTTGGTAGCAATCCGCTAAAAGTTTTAGGATTTTATCTTGTATTCTTTCTAATGGATCTTCTTGCTTCTCTTTTTGCATTTAAATTAGAGAAAGAGAATCCTAAACCATTAGCCTGGTTAATTTTACAACGCTTTATTTATCGTCAATTTATGACTTATGTTGTAATTAAATCTGTATTTTCATCTATTCGAGGGGTAGCGGTAGGATGGAATAAACTAAAGAGAATGGGGAGTGTTAAGCATTCCTCTGAACATAATGAGGCATCATAAGAGAGCAGATAGTCTGCTCTCTTTTTTACTAGTAGCATCTTATTTGAATAACGATAGTTATGAATGATGTGGAACGAAAAATGCAAGTGGTAGAAAAAGAGAGAGAGGGAAAATATGCTTTCTTGAATGACCCTGAGGTAATATACCATTTTGTACACTTACAAAAAGATATGGATGAGAAGAAAAGATAGAAAAGAGGATACAGCAAAATACCTCTTTATTAAAAACATTGAAACCTTGGCACATTCGAAAATATAACAACTGGTCAAAAGAAGTGAAGAATGGCCAGAATGAATCTAAGTATGCGGTTGCAACACTTGCGAAGAAAACAGTATTAATTCGTTCTGTTCTTACACATTTGTATGCGTCTGGGTATATATAAGCCCTGTACTAAAGGAGGGGGGGAATATTTATAAAAAAAGCAAAAGCGAGCATTACCTTATGGCAATTTCTAAATTAAATGTTGAATTTTATAATATATAAATTTACAATTACAACTGACTTCTTTTAAAAATTTTATTTGAAGAACACAAGCCGAAAAAGAGCTCATCTTCTAATGAGTTCTTTTTTTTGTTTATATAAAAACAGAAAGTGTAGCTTCTTTAGCTAAACTTTCTGTTTTTTCTTTCAGAATACACAATCATTCATTTAAATTTCCGATGAAGAAATTCGTTTTTTGGTTTTTGGTACGATAATAAATTTAATAAAAAATATGCTGACTATAATAGTTGAAAGAACAGGTAAAAACTGCTGTAGTGAAGCAAATATAATAATGGAAAATACCGCTATCTGAACGACTGCTAATGAAAATACAAGAATGAGAAATTGATTTATTCGTGTGTCGTGTGAGATAGGATATAATGTTACAATATTATTTCCTAAAAAACATTTCCATAAGGAGCGCAATTGCATAGAGGTCATATATAAGAGACAACAAGTAATAGCGCCTTTTGCAAATACATTCGGTACGAAATATAAAATGAAAGAACCAATGGCAGTCAATCGAATATATATACCAAAATAATCATTTGCACGTAAAAATGATAAAGTGTTCAAATATAAAAAGGTAGATTGTTTTTTATGTAATATAGGTTCTAGCCAAGTTGTTAGCCATTTTCTTTGTTTGACTTGTTTTTTTAGCTGCGGGACATCGGTGAAAAAGTTGGCAAATTGGTAAAAGCGTATGTCCATTTGTTCTTCTTGCTCAATGATATATTCCCATCCGATTCGTTTTGCTGGTTGTTTCGCTGTATAAACAAGTATTAAGATCAGAAGCATTAGCATAGACCCTAATAGAAAAACTGATACGGATTGAAAAAGCATATAAAGAATCAGTGCATTACAAGCGAATCGAATGATAAACCAAATGTGGCTGTTATTGTGATCACGCCATATCCAATGAATGTATATATTCCACCCCTTAACAAGCAGTAAGATAAAAAAGATTGTACATAAAAAAGGTACAGTTACTTGTAATGATTGCATCGCCAATGGGATGATGATAAGAAATATAAACAGCAATGGAAACAGCTGCATGACATAATTATAAAGAAGAGATTGTTTGAAATAAGATGTTAATTTCTCTTCAAGTGCTAGTAAATAGACAGCGTCAGGCTTTTGGATAAATGTACGAACCTTACATCTAGTTATAACGATTGTAAGTACAATTGTGATTAGTAATAATGAGATTCCTTTAGAAGGAGATGTTTTTAAAAACTTGGCGTAATAATAAGCACCGATACACGAGATAAAGATGAAGCTATATAATAAACCACTAATCATCCGAAAAAAATACATCATGCTGTTTTGAAGATGTTTTTGAAAGCGATCACTCCATAGTGTTTCAATTGACATGTTTTTCACCTCTATTTTCCATTATAAAGGTTTCTTGTTAATACCAAAATAAAAACGAGCAAGTTGCTTTATGCAACTTGCCCGTTTTTATTTTTTTTATTTCGCGTCTTATCACGATTCATTAATGGATAAAAGGCAAAGCCAATTACAAATAAGCCGATTCCAAGGAGGAATGTTTTTATATCTGAGGCTCCGGTTTTAATCACCCATAGTGCATAGCAAAGGGCAATGAATGCGACAATACCATCTATAATTCGTGAGCCCATTTCATTTTTATATGTTTCACCAGTTGCAACAAGTTTTAATTGGAAGATCGGTGAAACGAGATAAGGGATTAAGTAAGCTAAGGTTGAGACAGTAATAACGAATGTATAGGCCTCAGCAATTGTCCCTGATAATGTTGAGAATAAGAATACTTGTGACATAATGTTTGTTAATCGTAATGAGTAAATAGGACTTCCTTTTTTATTTGTTTTTGCAAAGAAGGAAGGGAAGAAACCCTCTTTTGCTGCTTGATACGGTACTTCTGAACTTAATAAAATCCAGCCTAAGATAGAACCGAATAGGGAAGTAAGGGCAAGCAGTGCCATTAATTTTCCACCGCCGTGGCCCATTGCAGCATTTAATGCATCAGCTAATGGACGTTCAGATGCTTGTAGTTTATCGATGTGAAGAACACCCATTGTTAAAATTGTAATTCCTAAATAAATGGCAACAGTTATTAATAATCCAGCTACAGTTGCATGCTTTACCGTTTTTGGTGATTTCGCACGGTTTGATAAAAGAACGGCTGATTCAATACCGATAAATGCCCAAAGTGTTGTAAGAGCAGCTAAATTCACTTGTGAAAGCAGTCCATGTGACACGCCTTCTTTATCAATCATTGGTGTGTACCATTGTCCAAATTTAGAAGCTTGAAATGCAAACAAAGTAACAACGATAAATAGAAGGAATCCAGTCACCTTCGTTGTTGTTGCTAGGAAGTTTAATTTCCCGGCTCCGTTTACACCGTTTGTTAAAATCATATGTGTTCCCCATAGTAAGCAAGAACAGATGAAAAATGTAATCAGTTTTCCAACTTCCACATCGAAAGAGCCGATTGAAAATAAGATACGTGTATCTTTCATAATAGGGAAGAAGAGTGATAAATAACCTGCAAAAGATGTAATAATAGCAACATTACTTGCCCAGTTTGCGACCCAGTAGCCCCAAACTATGCTGAAACCAGCCATTTTTTTCTTTTTTGGTGATGAGAATAAAGCATATGCATGACTTTGTGGTCCTGTTGTTAAATCAGGACGACGAATTGCCAAATTACCGAAAACAAGAGCTAGCATTAAAACACCAAACCCTGTTGTTAACCAAGCTAATGTAACACCGAGTGGGCTTGCTGTTTGTGCTAATGTACTAGGCACCATGAAAATACCAGCGCCAACCATATTGCCGACAACAAATGCTGTCAGTACCCAAAAGCCCCATTTTTTTTGTTGCATAAAAGAATACCTCCCAAGTTAGTATAACCAAGTCAAGCAAGGAGATATGTATGTCTTCCAAAAAGGAAGTAAGGTAAGCTTCATACAAAACAAAAAAAGCACGTGTCA
Coding sequences within it:
- a CDS encoding anti-sigma factor domain-containing protein; translated protein: MNKGIVMDIKKHSVVVLTPDGEFITFKRKSHSYMIGEEISFNEQEQRVPRFSIPSFLKPASLLVACFLCVFLFFYNQPEEKAFAYVSIDINPSLEASVTKDLRVIDLRACNDDGKRILKEMKRWKNEPLQDVVRIIVKQSQEDGYLTNDKQVMLTAVTKDKSLEPQLEKTMQELKKEYETKHVTVVYQSSTMQVRENAKKAGVSTGVYIKQENEKKKLLTPLAPPSNQEEHPQEIHSQPKSSSDASSDLSPVKEERYEKQEQIEQKQSQEQEPQQSKGNNGHQQENNGKEYKQENKESQQENNGKECKQENKESQQENNGKEYKQENKESQQENNGKGYKQENKEPQQENNGKGYKQENKESQQENKGNINENNGHKKEDKNVPDTQHQGKEKKNP
- a CDS encoding glycosyltransferase translates to MEKKIQQETDNSKPVFYDPKGRRKIAFSWFLCISIVSVSIVFYFFFRSIFSTPEIPNMNPSVKQDTKLVPINQKLSDQQLKKEEFKSPNTEIKNNKNSEKLTDSGEQPKEVYGFYVNWDENSTASLKENIDSLTMLVPEWYHLKADLTISSEIKPDIVKLAKKNHVKIMPLLTNYTQEASGPDSKLVHKLLNAPDNVQTKFINDLVKRIEENQFAGINIDFESIPEGDRDKLTNFMKELTTVFHKHHLLVTQDVPANDKAFDYGALAKVIDRMIVMMYDEHYGAGKPGPIASNKWFEHTLNDLNIPSEKLIVAFGNYGYDWEVNSKKTAEPLTFSEVMKMAHDSNIKIQWDKISGNPYFRYKKGAKEHTAWFLDGVTLYNQVKIAMNNNAKGFALWRLGAEDPTVWKALKDPIEVQKNPDALHKIASLDEVNYSGQGEILQIENERQNGLRDFKVGKEGYLTDEVYQSLPSAYQVQRYGKPKGKQVVLTFDDGPDPKYTPEILDILKEHKVKAAFFVLGENAQLNPSLVKRMYDEGHEIGNHTYKHPNVADTSLLRTKVELNTTQRLIQEITGHSTVLFRPPYEADVELDSPNEILPILRAQNMNYTMVAEKVDPEDWATPSTNELVKRAVNPIYKGEGNVILLHDAGGNRTHTVEALPIIIKDLKKHGYSFVTISDLMDKERDEVMPPVSSEGKQYLLYNKAVFSGAGYSKHILTTIFYIAIGLGIFRFLFLIYFAFKQKRKTRSRLFTNSSYQPFVSVVIAAYNEEKVIAKTIRSVLDSDYRDFEVIVVDDGSKDGTSKVIQEAFHKHPKVRLIQKENGGKSSAMNFGFQKSKGEIIVTLDADTIIAQDAISLMIRHFEDHNVAAVSGNVKVGNRRNLLTTWQHVEYITGFNLERRAFDELDCITVVPGAIGAWRKKNVVESGYLSEDTLAEDTDLTITFLRQGHRIVYEEKAYAYTESPEDVKSLIKQRYRWSYGTLQCLWKHRKALFNPKHKTLGFVALPNMWLFQYILQFIAPLADILMIMGLFGSNPLKVLGFYLVFFLMDLLASLFAFKLEKENPKPLAWLILQRFIYRQFMTYVVIKSVFSSIRGVAVGWNKLKRMGSVKHSSEHNEAS
- a CDS encoding ABC transporter permease; translated protein: MSIETLWSDRFQKHLQNSMMYFFRMISGLLYSFIFISCIGAYYYAKFLKTSPSKGISLLLITIVLTIVITRCKVRTFIQKPDAVYLLALEEKLTSYFKQSLLYNYVMQLFPLLFIFLIIIPLAMQSLQVTVPFLCTIFFILLLVKGWNIYIHWIWRDHNNSHIWFIIRFACNALILYMLFQSVSVFLLGSMLMLLILILVYTAKQPAKRIGWEYIIEQEEQMDIRFYQFANFFTDVPQLKKQVKQRKWLTTWLEPILHKKQSTFLYLNTLSFLRANDYFGIYIRLTAIGSFILYFVPNVFAKGAITCCLLYMTSMQLRSLWKCFLGNNIVTLYPISHDTRINQFLILVFSLAVVQIAVFSIIIFASLQQFLPVLSTIIVSIFFIKFIIVPKTKKRISSSEI
- a CDS encoding amino acid permease, with the translated sequence MQQKKWGFWVLTAFVVGNMVGAGIFMVPSTLAQTASPLGVTLAWLTTGFGVLMLALVFGNLAIRRPDLTTGPQSHAYALFSSPKKKKMAGFSIVWGYWVANWASNVAIITSFAGYLSLFFPIMKDTRILFSIGSFDVEVGKLITFFICSCLLWGTHMILTNGVNGAGKLNFLATTTKVTGFLLFIVVTLFAFQASKFGQWYTPMIDKEGVSHGLLSQVNLAALTTLWAFIGIESAVLLSNRAKSPKTVKHATVAGLLITVAIYLGITILTMGVLHIDKLQASERPLADALNAAMGHGGGKLMALLALTSLFGSILGWILLSSEVPYQAAKEGFFPSFFAKTNKKGSPIYSLRLTNIMSQVFLFSTLSGTIAEAYTFVITVSTLAYLIPYLVSPIFQLKLVATGETYKNEMGSRIIDGIVAFIALCYALWVIKTGASDIKTFLLGIGLFVIGFAFYPLMNRDKTRNKKNKNGQVA